One genomic region from Methanomicrobia archaeon encodes:
- a CDS encoding exosortase/archaeosortase family protein → MKLPKTPFVILLILALLYARTFQWLVRAWLNDPYYSHGFLVMIIAGFFTWRAFRTFEPSEVRDPAPYQKGLIVFAVGLFLYTAGFITLFPFLMALSFLFTLSGLVLFFYGKPLMRALLFPIAYLMFAIPLPAEFLDLLGYQLQALSARYPAALLTLLGIPVTRVGAEIYLADAAFTIGLPCSGMNSLIALLALAALFTVLLQCAWYRKVALFCSAVPIALFANITRVTALLLIGHRYGAETATGFYHTLFSPLLFIIAFICLIGLSILTGCKVRV, encoded by the coding sequence ATGAAGCTCCCAAAAACGCCGTTCGTTATCCTGCTCATCCTCGCGCTCCTTTACGCACGCACCTTCCAGTGGCTCGTCCGCGCCTGGCTCAACGACCCGTACTACTCGCACGGGTTCCTCGTCATGATCATCGCGGGCTTCTTCACCTGGCGCGCGTTCCGCACCTTTGAGCCGTCCGAGGTTCGCGATCCCGCACCGTACCAGAAGGGGCTTATCGTCTTCGCCGTTGGGCTGTTCCTGTACACCGCCGGGTTCATCACCCTCTTCCCGTTCCTCATGGCCCTCTCGTTCCTCTTCACCCTGAGCGGCTTGGTACTCTTCTTTTACGGGAAACCGCTGATGCGTGCGCTGCTCTTCCCCATTGCGTACCTCATGTTCGCTATTCCACTGCCCGCAGAGTTCCTGGATCTGCTCGGCTACCAGCTCCAGGCACTCTCCGCACGCTATCCCGCCGCGCTGCTCACGCTGCTCGGTATACCCGTTACCCGGGTCGGTGCAGAGATCTATCTCGCGGACGCGGCCTTCACCATCGGACTGCCCTGTAGCGGCATGAACTCGCTCATCGCGCTGCTCGCACTCGCCGCGCTCTTCACGGTCCTGCTCCAGTGCGCCTGGTACCGTAAGGTCGCGCTGTTCTGCAGCGCCGTGCCTATCGCGCTCTTCGCGAATATCACACGCGTTACCGCGCTGCTCCTCATCGGGCACCGTTACGGCGCGGAGACCGCAACCGGGTTCTACCACACGCTCTTCAGCCCGCTGCTCTTCATTATCGCCTTTATATGCCTCATCGGCCTCAGTATTCTTACGGGCTGTAAGGTCCGCGTCTGA